A genomic window from Rattus norvegicus strain BN/NHsdMcwi chromosome 9, GRCr8, whole genome shotgun sequence includes:
- the Maip1 gene encoding m-AAA protease-interacting protein 1, mitochondrial precursor, giving the protein MALAARLLPLPLLSWSLPGRATRLRTLRTTEVKLTLNEFCCLCRRRLGSSAAPIPRCTWAWASPTMRSWGPRRPLLGRAEHSPALASLPASPIRSYSTEEQPQQRQRTRMIILGFSNPINWVRTRIYAFLIWAYFDKEFSIAEFSEGAKQAFAYVSKLLSQCKFDLLEELVAKEVLQVLKEKVASLSDNHKNALAADIDDIVYTSTGDISIYYDEKGRKFVNILMCFWYLTSANIPSESLSGANVFQVKLGDQSVETKQLLSASYEFQREFTQGVKPDWTIARIEHSKLLE; this is encoded by the exons ATGGCGCTGGCCGCCCGTCTCCTACCTCTTCCCCTGCTTTCTTGGTCGCTGCCCGGCCGGGCCACCAGACTCAGGACTCTCCGTACCACCGAGGTGAAGCTGACGCTCAATGAATTTTGCTGTCTGTGCCGCCGTCGCCTGGGCTCAAGCGCGGCTCCGATCCCTCGCTGTACTTGGGCCTGGGCAAGCCCGACGATGCGTTCCTGGGGCCCCCGAAGGCCCCTTCTCGGCCGGGCAGAACATTCTCCAGCCCTCGCTTCTTTACCCGCTAGTCCCATTCGCAGTTACAGCACCGAGGAGCAGCCCCAGCAACGCCAGAGAACCAGAATGATCATTCTGGGATTTTCCAATCCCATCAACTGGGTCCGGACTCGAATTTATGCCTTCCTTATCTGGGCCTATTTCGACAAAGAGTTCAGTATCGCTGAGTTCTCTGAAGGGGCAAAGCAG GCTTTTGCTTATGTATCCAAGTTGCTGTCACAGTGTAAATTTGATCTATTGGAAGAACTTGTAGCCAAAGAG GTGCTGCAGGTATTAAAAGAAAAGGTTGCTTCATTGTCTGATAACCATAAGAATGCACTTGCTGCAGACATAGATGATATTGTCTACACATCAACAGGCGACATCTCTATTTACTATGATGAGAAAG GAAGGAAGTTCGTTAACATCCTGATGTGCTTTTGGTATCTGACTAGTGCCAACATCCCCAGTGAGTCTTTAAGTGGAGCCAATGTGTTCCAGGTGAAGCTGGGGGATCAGAGCGTGGAGACTAAACAGCTGCTCAGTGCGAGTTATGA ATTTCAGAGGGAATTTACACAAGGAGTAAAGCCTGACTGGACTATTGCACGGATTGAGCACTCAAAGTTACTAGAATAA